The DNA sequence GTCGAGTCAGGTCATCGCAAACGAGGCAGAAACAGCGCAAAGTATCATTAAAAAAGCGGAGCTTGCTGCGTATTACGCAGGTAACGACGGCAAAAGCCAAGCTCGAATGTTGATTGTTGACAGTCAAGATCGCAAGCAGATGCGTCAATTTACAATCTTAAAGAAGGACGTGAAAGATGGCGGCGATCAAAAGATGTTGGTGTTCTTTTCTCGCCCAACTGACGTTAGTGGCATGGTATTTCGTGTAGAAAAACACAACGGCCAAGGTCAAGAAGACGACCGTTGGTTGTATTTGCCTGGGTTGGACTTGGTTAAACGCATAAGTGCCGGTGACAAGCGAACATCTTTTGTCGGGTCACATTTCTTTTATGAAGATGTTTCGGGCCGTGCAACCTCTGAAGATACCTTTGAATTGTTGGAGCAAACGGACAGTGCATATATCTTAAGTGCAAAGCCCAAAGACCCATCAAGCGTTGAGTTTAGCCGCTATCGAGTCTCTATAGATAAAAAAACGTTTTTGCCAATGGAAATTCGATTTTTTGATGCCAAAGACAACGAAACTCGTCGTGTTGAGAGTCTAGAAGTAGAAACGATTCAAGGTTTTCCGACGGTAACAAAATCTAAAGTAACGGATTTAGTCGGTGGTGGTTACACCTTAATGGAATTTCGTGGCATTGAATATAACTTAGGCCTTCCGGACGACCTATTCACCGAACGAAGCTTGCGTACGCCGCCATTAGAGTGGTTAAGAAAGTAAAAGCTCAGAGGTTTAACAATGAAATTAAATCGTATGGTGGCAAGTCCAGTGTGGTTAGCAGGGTTGATTACTTTGTTGTCACCATTGACGGTGATGCCAAGCTACGCCGCTGATAGCCAGACAAAGAGCAGCCAGTCCAATAACAAAGACAAAAAAGATTCCGAAAGCGTATGGGATGAATCCATGGGCGATAGTTGGGGAGACGAGTGGGACGAGCCTAAAAGTTTTTGGCAAAGTTTCACTGGTTTTGCCGAATTAAGTTACGGTCAGCGCCTACAGACTGACCCGCT is a window from the Psychrosphaera ytuae genome containing:
- a CDS encoding outer membrane lipoprotein-sorting protein, giving the protein MLDVFKGLKVATKLTSALFMTAMLGMSSQVIANEAETAQSIIKKAELAAYYAGNDGKSQARMLIVDSQDRKQMRQFTILKKDVKDGGDQKMLVFFSRPTDVSGMVFRVEKHNGQGQEDDRWLYLPGLDLVKRISAGDKRTSFVGSHFFYEDVSGRATSEDTFELLEQTDSAYILSAKPKDPSSVEFSRYRVSIDKKTFLPMEIRFFDAKDNETRRVESLEVETIQGFPTVTKSKVTDLVGGGYTLMEFRGIEYNLGLPDDLFTERSLRTPPLEWLRK